Genomic DNA from Ilyobacter polytropus DSM 2926:
CACGGAGGTGTAGTTACAGTCAGCCTAGGGATATCAGCCACTGTACCAAATAATGAATATGAAATGGAAAAACTAATCGGTAAGGCAGATAAAATGCTTTACCAGGCAAAAGAGCTAGGAAGAAACAGAGTTGAGGGATAGTAAAAAATCTAGAATCCAGAGTGGATTATTTTTATCCAGTCTTTAAAAAATAATCTGGAAATTATAAAAAAATTAAAAGACAGAGGTAAAATATAGATAAATTTAGGAGGAAGCAGATGATCATCGGTCTGACTGGAGGGATAGCCTCTGGAAAAAGTACAGTATCTAAAATATTGAGTAAGATGGGAATAATAGTTGTAGATGCTGATATAGTAGCTAGGGAAGTAATGGAGTCAAAAGAAGTGATAAAGAGAATTTCAGATGAGTTCGGGGAAAATATATTAGATAAAAAAGGTAAATTGGACAGATCAAAGCTGAGAGAGGTTGTTTTTTCATCTAAAAAAAGTGTGGGGAAACTAAATTCTATAGTTCATCCCACTGTGATAGAAAGATTTGAAAATGAGAGAAAAAAATCTATTATAACAGGGGAGATGCTTGTTTTTGACATACCTCTTCTTTTTGAAGCAAAGATGGAAGATCTGTGTGATAAAGTAATAGTGGTCTATGTGGACATCGAAACTCAAATAAAAAGAGTGATGGAAAGAGACGGAAGTAAAAGAGAAACTGCCATAAATATAATAAAAAACCAGATGCCTTTGTCTGAAAAATTAGAAAGAGCAGATATAAAAATAAAAAATGACGGAACAATTGAAGAGCTTGAGAAAAAGATAAAAGATGTTTTTTCAAAAGTTT
This window encodes:
- the coaE gene encoding dephospho-CoA kinase (Dephospho-CoA kinase (CoaE) performs the final step in coenzyme A biosynthesis.); its protein translation is MIIGLTGGIASGKSTVSKILSKMGIIVVDADIVAREVMESKEVIKRISDEFGENILDKKGKLDRSKLREVVFSSKKSVGKLNSIVHPTVIERFENERKKSIITGEMLVFDIPLLFEAKMEDLCDKVIVVYVDIETQIKRVMERDGSKRETAINIIKNQMPLSEKLERADIKIKNDGTIEELEKKIKDVFSKV